One window from the genome of Amaranthus tricolor cultivar Red isolate AtriRed21 chromosome 9, ASM2621246v1, whole genome shotgun sequence encodes:
- the LOC130823718 gene encoding ACT domain-containing protein ACR6-like — protein sequence MDDEYAKLIRRLNPPRVVIDNLSCEDATVIQVDSVNKHGTLLQVVQVLADINLTIKKAYISSDGVWFMDVFNVTDCHGNKIRDQEVINYIRKTIESDASLLPPIRESVGVMPSEEHTSIELTGTDRPGLLSEVCAVLTDLNCNVVNAEIWTHNSRAAAVVHVTDYSAGRAINDPKRLLTIKKLLCYVLKGNCDTDRTAHTRLSPPGNTHRGRRLHQIMFDDRDYERMETVGNSRSEDKYKKPHVTVSDCPEKDYTVIVMRSKDRPKLLFDIVCTLTDMQYVVFHGMVMSTGRMEAYQEFYIRHVDGRPITSEAERQRVVQCLEAAIERRASEGLELELCTEDRVGLLSDITRIFRENGLTIRRAEISTKNGKAVDTFYVTDVTGNPVDPATVYSIQQQIGQTILRIKHNSYQSPKPGQETTTTMSFFFGNFFKRPKNRYCK from the exons GTTGACAGTGTCAACAAGCATGGAACTCTTCTACAAGTTGTCCAAGTTCTTGCTGACATAAACCTTACAATTAAAAAGGCTTATATTTCTTCTGACGGCGTATGGTTTATGGATG TTTTCAATGTGACTGACTGTCATGGGAACAAGATCAGAGATCAAGAAGTCATCAACTATATCCGTAAG ACAATTGAGAGTGACGCCTCACTTTTGCCCCCGATAAGAGAATCAGTCGGAGTTATGCCTTCTGAAGAACACACCTCAATCGAGCTAACAGGGACCGACAGACCAGGCTTATTATCAGAAGTGTGTGCAGTCCTTACTGATCTTAACTGCAACGTAGTAAATGCTGAGATCTGGACCCATAATTCTCGAGCTGCAGCTGTCGTACATGTAACTGATTACTCTGCAGGCCGTGCAATCAACGATCCAAAACGACTCCTTACAATAAAGAAGCTTCTTTGTTATGTACTTAAAGGAAATTGTGACACTGATCGAACAGCACATACGAGACTTTCCCCACCCGGAAATACTCATAGGGGAAGAAGGCTACACCAAATTATGTTTGATGATCGAGATTATGAAAGAATGGAAACGGTAGGGAACTCTCGAAGCGAGGATAAGTATAAAAAGCCGCATGTAACAGTATCCGATTGTCCTGAGAAGGATTATACCGTGATAGTAATGAGGTCTAAGGATCGACCTAAGTTATTGTTTGATATAGTGTGCACTCTTACGGATATGCAATACGTTGTTTTTCATGGCATGGTCATGAGCACCGGAAGGATGGAAGCATACCAG GAATTTTACATTCGACATGTTGATGGGCGTCCCATAACATCAGAAGCTGAGCGACAACGTGTTGTGCAATGCCTTGAAGCAGCGATCGAAAGGAGAGCATCAGAG GGGTTAGAGTTAGAATTGTGCACCGAAGATAGAGTAGGACTCCTATCAGATATAACTCGTATATTCAGGGAAAACGGACTAACCATCCGAAGAGCCGAGATATCTACAAAGAACGGTAAAGCAGTAGACACTTTCTATGTTACAGACGTGACAGGAAATCCTGTCGATCCAGCAACAGTCTATTCAATCCAACAACAAATCGGACAAACCATTCTACGTATAAAACACAACTCATATCAATCTCCTAAACCTGGCCAAGAAACTACGACGACAATGAGTTTCTTCTTCGGGAACTTTTTTAAACGCCCGAAGAACAGGTATTGTAAGTAA
- the LOC130823719 gene encoding protein TAPETUM DETERMINANT 1-like yields MAAFFKLFSVVAVFFLVCQKGYSYKCGVSNIKVTTKRTGTTVEGQPQYAVTISNNCPCKQSSVYLRCLGFSTVQPVHPSLLKIKGDSCLINNGRPIIKGKPFTFKYSFLQPTDLVPLRSLISC; encoded by the exons ATGGCTgcattttttaagcttttttcagTAGTTGCTGTCTTCTTCTTGGTTTGTCAAAAGG GTTACAGTTATAAATGTGGAGTATCAAACATAAAAGTAACAACAAAAAGAACAGGAACAACAGTAGAAGGTCAACCACAATATGCAGTAACAATCAGTAACAATTGCCCTTGCAAACAGTCAAGTGTTTATTTAAGATGCCTTGGTTTCAGTACTGTGCAGCCTGTTCATCCAAGTCTTCTTAAGATCAAGGGTGACAGTTGTCTCATCAACAATGGCCGTCCGATCATTAAAGGAAAACCATTTACCTTTAAATATTCTTTCTTACAACCAACTGATTTGGTTCCTCTCAGATCTCTAATCTCCTgctga
- the LOC130823720 gene encoding pentatricopeptide repeat-containing protein At5g14080 isoform X1, with product MQPKAISISRALILASNNARSWSHSLDNTLHKLGCRDSLTPSLVAQVIDPHLLRHPSLSLGFFNWASQQPNFSHSSVSYNSILKSLSVSRQFKSLEKILREAKSRKLDVDPSFYRAVIASLVKSKKSHEGFLTLVDAISLIHDVGVETCNLLLGGLVSEGRLDCARMVFDEMLVRGVSFTTLGFGLFMWRYCRDSELGLVLDVLEKVKDAVSSFDGSIIALLIIHGLCEVGRVSEAYSALEELRKRDCKPDFMAYRIVAECFRSKGPGCMLEIQVVLKKKRKLGVAPRASDYGGFIISLLLQNMIYEAKELGLVILEGNFPIEDDVLNALIGSVSLVDPSTAMLFFKFMVGKEKAPTLRTLNSLSKNLRKHGKIDDMLDVLNTLSSKHYFTNLESYYVMISSLCEAGCVREAYDIFQEMRKKGIYPDISFYNILMDALCREDLIRPAKKLWDEMFSYGMDGNLKSYNILIKKFAEIGQIDEAQILFDHMLNKGVMPDAAIYTFLLECLCHNSKFEAAIQIFYKVADQDVTIAQAIITPLVLSLCKAGCLLYASKFLCSNCHLRHTEPHVILLSYLADARQFETAIDHLRQVMAASPSLLEEISTEIMALLSSSSNPELILQLLQEMQQNDFVSMNDNWRSLSAHLLT from the exons ATGCAACCTAAAGCAATCTCCATTAGCAGAGCATTGATCTTAGCTTCAAACAATGCTCGATCATGGTCTCATTCACTCGATAACACTCTTCACAAGCTCGGCTGTCGTGACTCGCTCACTCCTTCCCTCGTTGCCCAAGTCATCGACCCTCATCTTCTTCGTCATCCTTCTCTCTCACTTGGTTTTTTCAATTGGGCATCTCAACAACCCAATTTCTCTCATTCTTCAGTTTCCTATAACTCCATACTCAAATCCCTTTCAGTTTCCCGCCAATTTAAATCCTTAGAAAAGATTCTAAGAGAAGCCAAATCGAGAAAGTTGGATGTTGATCCTTCTTTTTATCGCGCTGTTATTGCTTCTCTTGTTAAATCGAAGAAATCCCATGAAGGGTTCTTGACTTTAGTTGATGCTATTTCGTTAATTCATGATGTTGGGGTTGAAACATGTAATTTGCTTCTTGGCGGTTTGGTTTCAGAAGGGCGGTTGGATTGTGCACGTatggtgtttgatgaaatgcttgtGAGAGGAGTGAGTTTTACCACTCTTGGGTTTGGGTTATTTATGTGGAGGTATTGTCGAGATTCGGAATTAGGGTTAGTTTTAGATGTTTTGGAGAAAGTTAAGGATGCTGTTTCGAGTTTTGATGGATCGATAATAGCTCTTTTGATCATTCATGGGCTTTGTGAGGTAGGTCGGGTGTCTGAGGCTTATAGTGCATTAGAGGAATTGAGAAAAAGGGACTGTAAACCCGATTTTATGGCTTACAGGATTGTTGCAGAATGTTTTAGGTCTAAGGGACCGGGGTGTATGCTTGAGATACAAGTAGTGTTAAAGAAGAAAAGGAAGCTTGGAGTGGCTCCTAGGGCTAGTGATTATGGTGGATTTATAATTTCCTTGCTTTTGCAAAATATGATCTATGAAGCTAAAGAATTGGGACTAGTGATTTTAGAAGGCAATTTTCCTATTGAAGACGATGTTTTGAATGCTTTAATCGGATCAGTGTCCTTAGTTGATCCTAGTACGGCTATGTTGTTCTTCAAGTTCATGGTAGGAAAAGAAAAGGCGCCAACGCTTCGTACCTTGAATAGTTTGAGTAAGAATCTGCGCAAACATGGTAAAATAGATGACATGCTGGATGTTTTAAACACTTTGTCTTCCAAACATTATTTCACAAACTTAGAGAGCTATTATGTTATGATTTCGTCTTTGTGTGAGGCAGGATGTGTAAGAGAAGCTTACGACATTTTTCAGGAGATGAGGAAAAAGGGAATTTACCCCGACATTTCATTCTATAATATTCTTATGGATGCATTATGTAGGGAAGATCTTATCCGCCCGGCAAAGAAGCTATGGGATGAAATGTTTTCGTATGGTATGGATGGAAACTTGAAGAGCTATAACATCCTTATTAAGAAGTTTGCAGAAATAGGTCAAATAGATGAAGCACAGATACTTTTTGATCACATGCTAAATAAAGGTGTAATGCCTGATGCAGCCATATATACATTTTTGCTTGAATGCCTTTGTCATAACTCGAAATTTGAAGCTGCAATTCAGATTTTTTACAAGGTTGCTGATCAGGATGTGACGATAGCACAAGCTATAATTACTCCACTAGTCCTATCTCTTTGTAAAGCAG GTTGTTTACTATATGCTTCTAAATTCTTGTGTAGTAACTGTCATCTGAGACACACCGAACCCCATGTTATCTTGTTGAGCTATCTAGCAGATGCTAGACAGTTTGAAACTGCCATCGACCACCTAAGACAGGTTATGGCTGCTTCACCATCATTGCTTGAAGAAATATCAACTGAAATTATGGCTttactttcttcttcttccaatCCAGAGTTGATTCTGCAGTTGCTTCAAGAAATGCAGCAAAATGACTTTGTTTCTATGAATGATAACTGGAGATCCCTCTCTGCGCATTTGTTAACATAG
- the LOC130823720 gene encoding pentatricopeptide repeat-containing protein At5g14080 isoform X2 has translation MQPKAISISRALILASNNARSWSHSLDNTLHKLGCRDSLTPSLVAQVIDPHLLRHPSLSLGFFNWASQQPNFSHSSVSYNSILKSLSVSRQFKSLEKILREAKSRKLDVDPSFYRAVIASLVKSKKSHEGFLTLVDAISLIHDVGVETCNLLLGGLVSEGRLDCARMVFDEMLVRGVSFTTLGFGLFMWRYCRDSELGLVLDVLEKVKDAVSSFDGSIIALLIIHGLCEVGRVSEAYSALEELRKRDCKPDFMAYRIVAECFRSKGPGCMLEIQVVLKKKRKLGVAPRASDYGGFIISLLLQNMIYEAKELGLVILEGNFPIEDDVLNALIGSVSLVDPSTAMLFFKFMVGKEKAPTLRTLNSLSKNLRKHGKIDDMLDVLNTLSSKHYFTNLESYYVMISSLCEAGCVREAYDIFQEMRKKGIYPDISFYNILMDALCREDLIRPAKKLWDEMFSYGMDGNLKSYNILIKKFAEIGQIDEAQILFDHMLNKGVMPDAAIYTFLLECLCHNSKFEAAIQIFYKVADQDVTIAQAIITPLVLSLCKAGGSHFMVL, from the exons ATGCAACCTAAAGCAATCTCCATTAGCAGAGCATTGATCTTAGCTTCAAACAATGCTCGATCATGGTCTCATTCACTCGATAACACTCTTCACAAGCTCGGCTGTCGTGACTCGCTCACTCCTTCCCTCGTTGCCCAAGTCATCGACCCTCATCTTCTTCGTCATCCTTCTCTCTCACTTGGTTTTTTCAATTGGGCATCTCAACAACCCAATTTCTCTCATTCTTCAGTTTCCTATAACTCCATACTCAAATCCCTTTCAGTTTCCCGCCAATTTAAATCCTTAGAAAAGATTCTAAGAGAAGCCAAATCGAGAAAGTTGGATGTTGATCCTTCTTTTTATCGCGCTGTTATTGCTTCTCTTGTTAAATCGAAGAAATCCCATGAAGGGTTCTTGACTTTAGTTGATGCTATTTCGTTAATTCATGATGTTGGGGTTGAAACATGTAATTTGCTTCTTGGCGGTTTGGTTTCAGAAGGGCGGTTGGATTGTGCACGTatggtgtttgatgaaatgcttgtGAGAGGAGTGAGTTTTACCACTCTTGGGTTTGGGTTATTTATGTGGAGGTATTGTCGAGATTCGGAATTAGGGTTAGTTTTAGATGTTTTGGAGAAAGTTAAGGATGCTGTTTCGAGTTTTGATGGATCGATAATAGCTCTTTTGATCATTCATGGGCTTTGTGAGGTAGGTCGGGTGTCTGAGGCTTATAGTGCATTAGAGGAATTGAGAAAAAGGGACTGTAAACCCGATTTTATGGCTTACAGGATTGTTGCAGAATGTTTTAGGTCTAAGGGACCGGGGTGTATGCTTGAGATACAAGTAGTGTTAAAGAAGAAAAGGAAGCTTGGAGTGGCTCCTAGGGCTAGTGATTATGGTGGATTTATAATTTCCTTGCTTTTGCAAAATATGATCTATGAAGCTAAAGAATTGGGACTAGTGATTTTAGAAGGCAATTTTCCTATTGAAGACGATGTTTTGAATGCTTTAATCGGATCAGTGTCCTTAGTTGATCCTAGTACGGCTATGTTGTTCTTCAAGTTCATGGTAGGAAAAGAAAAGGCGCCAACGCTTCGTACCTTGAATAGTTTGAGTAAGAATCTGCGCAAACATGGTAAAATAGATGACATGCTGGATGTTTTAAACACTTTGTCTTCCAAACATTATTTCACAAACTTAGAGAGCTATTATGTTATGATTTCGTCTTTGTGTGAGGCAGGATGTGTAAGAGAAGCTTACGACATTTTTCAGGAGATGAGGAAAAAGGGAATTTACCCCGACATTTCATTCTATAATATTCTTATGGATGCATTATGTAGGGAAGATCTTATCCGCCCGGCAAAGAAGCTATGGGATGAAATGTTTTCGTATGGTATGGATGGAAACTTGAAGAGCTATAACATCCTTATTAAGAAGTTTGCAGAAATAGGTCAAATAGATGAAGCACAGATACTTTTTGATCACATGCTAAATAAAGGTGTAATGCCTGATGCAGCCATATATACATTTTTGCTTGAATGCCTTTGTCATAACTCGAAATTTGAAGCTGCAATTCAGATTTTTTACAAGGTTGCTGATCAGGATGTGACGATAGCACAAGCTATAATTACTCCACTAGTCCTATCTCTTTGTAAAGCAG gtgggagccacttcaTGGTGTTATGA